The Montipora foliosa isolate CH-2021 chromosome 1, ASM3666993v2, whole genome shotgun sequence genome has a window encoding:
- the LOC137977101 gene encoding putative leucine-rich repeat-containing protein DDB_G0281931 → MFEFCEPCERQDGFKCEKEAVTLQPGYWWKWENNTNKELYKSFRKVLDGNSPVEIQSIIEYPYSLPRPHKCPRPESCLGGFDSKCDVGYEGPLCAVCSPGYYKQLKTCRECPSQTWMIGQLSVIAAVTIIITAVVVWRGRKQAKKKQGRSLVDIVLGRLKIVIGFYQVIFGVLEAFAYIKWPDSLSLIGKYSEMLQLNIFQISPIHCLFPNLKVNAFGRLFAMLGINAAVIILAIIIYGIRKALLTRKTFQSRGEKVKKISESKQLAYRTVFFFLFVTYLSTCSKTANVLPLACRKLCLDENSEKCDTFLKVNVNIKCSSQEFRRSVIVAYCSILYIMFLPIAALAVLWRHQRSLKKCGDGSDDEATYSQHSNPEIVTGLQFLFANYNNRSWYWELVETARKVTLTSGIILIGSESRAYIGLAYVMSGLYAMFFAFKQPIAEPSENKLMICSLAVTFVNLAIGAVSRIPAERVHSSVDMDHIMFHALVFGANFLVIGILVVQYVTYIYRFMKEWRKNPQWSLSCCLALLLPLNDLQNEILGMTGKSLLKEQVQTGQFNAPSVSGTLKESGAVSFDLVSIHECPKESVEPRSVNFDSEESENGGLKDEEDDDDDNADKVTFDPETGSLLYLGPSIM, encoded by the exons ATGTTTGAATTTTGCGAGCCATGTGAAAGGCAAGATGGATTCAAATGCGAAAAGGAAGCCGTTACTCTTCAACCCGGTTACTGGTGGAAATGGGAGAACAatacaaacaaagaactttacaaatCCTTCAGAAAGGTCTTAGATGGGAATTCTCCTGTTGAAATCCAATCCATCATTGAGTACCCATACTCTCTTCCTCGACCACATAAGTGCCCAAGACCGGAATCATGTCTGGGGGGTTTTGACTCGAAATGTGATGTTGGATATGAAGGACCATTGTGTGCAGTGTGTAGTCCCGGATATTACAAACAGTTGAAGACATGCAGAGAGTGCCCATCACAAACATGGATGATCGGACAGCTTTCCGTCATAGCAGCAGTGACTATTATAATCACTGCGGTCGTGGTTTGGAGAGGCAGGAAACAAGCCAAGAAAAAACAAGGTCGCTCCTTAGTTGATATAGTTCTTGGAAGACTAAAAATTGTTATCGGTTTCTACCAGGTAATATTTGGAGTTCTTGAAGCATTTGCATACATCAAATGGCCAGATTCTCTCTCCCTTATTGGAAAATATTCCGAGATGTTACAGCTAAATATTTTCCAGATTTCTCCTATCCACTGCCTCTTTCCAAATCTAAAAGTCAATGCTTTTGGAAGATTGTTTGCTATGCTTGGTATCAATGCTGCAGTCATCATTTTAGCAATCATTATTTATGGCATTAGGAAGGCCTTATTAACCAGAAAAACCTTCCAGAGTCGAGGggagaaagtgaagaaaatttcCGAATCAAAGCAGTTGGCCTACAGAAcagtctttttcttccttttcgtaACCTATCTAAGCACCTGCTCGAAGACAGCAAATGTTCTTCCCCTTGCTTGTCGCAAACTGTGCCTTGACGAAAACAGTGAAAAGTGCGATACGTTTCTAAAAGTTAACGTTAATATCAAATGTTCCAGCCAAGAATTCCGACGATCAGTGATTGTTGCGTACTGCAGTATTTTGTATATCATGTTTCTACCTATAGCTGCCCTGGCGGTTCTTTGGAGACACCAAAGGTCATTGAAGAAATGTGGCGACGGAAGCGATGATGAAGCCACATATTCCCAGCATTCAAATCCCGAAATTGTCACAGGCTTACAGTTTTTATTCGCAAATTACAACAATCGCTCGTGGTATTGGGAACTTGTTGAAACAGCTCGAAAGGTGACCTTAACTTCAGGCATTATCCTGATAGGAAGTGAGAGCAGAGCCTATATTGGGTTGGCTTATGTTATGTCAGGTCTCTATGCTATGTTCTTTGCGTTCAAGCAGCCGATAGCAGAGCCCTCTGAGAACAAATTGATGATTTGTTCCCTTGCTGTAACTTTCGTCAACCTTGCAATAGGTGCTGTGAGTAGAATACCAGCAGAGAGAGTACATTCCTCGGTGGACATGGACCATATCATGTTCCACGCATTGGTGTTTGGAGCAAATTTTCTAGTGATTGGAATTCTTGTGG tccagTACGTCACGTATATTTACCGCTTTATGAAGGAGTGGCGCAAAAATCCACAATGGTCTCTTTCGTGCTGCCTGGCATTGCTATTGCCTCTGAACGACCTCCAGAACGAAATACTAGGAATGACAGGGAAAAGTTTGTTGAAAGAACAAGTGCAAACTGGTCAGTTTAATGCGCCATCAGTATCTGGTACGCtcaaggagagtggagcagtaagctttgaccTTGTTAGCATTCATGAGTGtccgaaagagtcagttgaacctcgatcagtcaactttgacTCTGAAGAAAGCGAAAACGGTGGCCTTAAGGAtgaagaagatgatgatgatgataatgctGACAAAGTAACATTTGACCCGGAAACCGGCAGTCTGTTGTACTTAGGCCCTTCAATAATGTAA